The proteins below come from a single Argentina anserina chromosome 1, drPotAnse1.1, whole genome shotgun sequence genomic window:
- the LOC126788372 gene encoding LOW QUALITY PROTEIN: FT-interacting protein 7 (The sequence of the model RefSeq protein was modified relative to this genomic sequence to represent the inferred CDS: inserted 3 bases in 2 codons; deleted 2 bases in 1 codon) yields the protein MAETSGRKLIVEVCNAKNLMPKDGQGTVSAYAIVDFDGQRRRTKTKHRDLNPEWDEKLEFIVHDNESMRSEMLEINIYNDKKSGKRSTFLGKVKIPGSTFVKAEPENTLVYFPLEKRSVFSQIKGELGLKIYYIDEDPPATAAAAEEKKPAAEEKSPEKPKEEENKQEXQPKEGQEIKQEGKLKEEATNKPAEDKPTTAPESAPKTGEASSTVAAPPLEVENPPIAYSDKPNHQDKDKHVERSDMGINEMELQPLTRDRNWSAYDLVDRIPFLYVKVVKAKRADGVSSSAAVYAKLAIGTHSIKTKSQIDKDWDQVFAFDKEGLNSTSLEVSVWAEEEIKEEGEEAPTRTESSLGMVSFDLQEVPKRVPPDSPLAPQWYTLDSEKSPGNDVMLAVWTGXSFQEAWQSDSGGLIPETRAKVYLSPKLWYLRVTVIQTQDLQLGSGPEANNNKMVRKPELYVKAHFGAQLFKMGRACVGSTFSSLSNPTWNEDLVFVAAEPFEPYMTMTVEDVTNGQSVGHTKLHVPSVEKRTDDRAEPKSRWFNLIGDEARPYACRIHLRVCLEGGYHMLDEATHVTSDVRAAAKQLARPAIGLLEVGICGATNLLPVKIKNGMRGSTDTYVVAKYGPKWVRTRTIGSVQPALDRFNPRWNEQYTWDVYDPCTVLTIGVFDNGRYGRDEAGKPEKDIRIGKIRVQLSTLDTNRVYMNSYSLTVLLPGGAKKMGEIEIAVRFSCSSWLSLVQAYNTPMLPRMHYLRPLGPAQQDILRHTAMRIVTARLGRSEPQLGQEVVQFMLDSDTHVWSMRRSKANWFHVVGCLKRVAALARWLEGIRTWQHTPTTVLMHVLLVAVVLCPHLIFPTLFMYAFLVLLVRLRYRQRVPANMDPRISYVDAVSPDELDEELDGFPSTRPADTIRIRYDRLWALGGRAQTLLGDVAAQGERLEALFNWRDPRATGIFVVFCLVASLVFYVVSFKALVLGSGFYYLRHPRFRHDMPSLSTNFFRRLPSLSDQIM from the exons ATGGCAGAAACCTCTGGCCGTAAGCTGATCGTAGAAGTCTGCAATGCCAAGAACTTAATGCCCAAAGACGGCCAAGGAACTGTGAGTGCTTATGCCATCGTAGACTTCGACGGGCAGAGACGACGAACAAAGACCAAGCATAGAGATCTCAACCCAGAGTGGGACGAGAAGCTCGAGTTTATAGTTCACGACAATGAGTCCATGCGTTCTGAGATGTTGGAAATCAATATCTACAACGATAAGAAGAGTGGGAAGCGAAGCACTTTTCTTGGCAAGGTCAAGATCCCAGGCTCTACCTTTGTGAAAGCAGAGCCGGAGAACACACTCGTTTACTTCCCATTGGAAAAAAGGAGCGTCTTTTCTCAGATCAAGGGTGAGCTGGGATTGAAGATTTACTATATTGATGAAGACCCACCTGCAACAGCTGCGGCGGCGGAAGAAAAGAAGCCAGCAGCGGAGGAGAAGTCGCCGGAGAAGCCAAAAGAGGAGGAAAACAAGCAAGA GCAGCCAAAAGAGGGGCAGGAGATTAAACAAGAAGGGAAACTGAAGGAGGAGGCTACTAACAAACCAGCTGAAGACAAGCCGACGACAGCACCGGAATCTGCCCCAAAAACAGGGGAGGCTTCTTCAACTGTTGCTGCTCCACCGCTAGAGGTTGAAAATCCTCCGATTGCTTACAGTGACAAGCCAAATCACCAAGACAAAGACAAGCATGTAGAGAGGAGTGATATGGGCATCAACGAGATGGAGCTCCAACCTTTGACCCGGGATCGAAATTGGAGCGCATATGATCTCGTTGATCGGATTCCGTTTCTCTACGTGAAAGTTGTCAAAGCCAAGAGAGCAGATGGTGTTAGTTCATCAGCCGCCGTTTACGCCAAGCTTGCGATTGGAACACACAGCATCAAAACGAAGAGCCAAATCGACAAGGACTGGGACCAAGTCTTTGCTTTTGATAAGGAAGGTTTGAATTCAACCTCTCTGGAAGTGTCTGTCTGGGCAGAAGAGGAGATCaaggaggaaggagaagaagctCCCACGCGTACAGAGTCTAGTCTCGGAATGGTGTCTTTCGATTTGCAGGAGGTTCCCAAGAGAGTCCCACCGGACAGCCCTCTCGCTCCTCAGTGGTACACTCTCGACTCTGAAAAGTCGCCGGGAAATGATGTCATGCTCGCTGTCTGGACAG GCTCATTCCAAGAGGCATGGCAGTCGGATTCCGGCGGGTTGATTCCCGAGACCCGGGCCAAGGTTTATTTGTCTCCGAAGCTGTGGTACTTGAGAGTAACGGTCATCCAGACCCAAGATCTGCAGCTAGGTTCGGGACCCGAGgctaataataataagatgGTTCGGAAACCCGAGCTTTATGTGAAGGCTCATTTCGGGGCCCAGCTTTTCAAAATGGGTAGGGCCTGCGTTGGGTCTACGTTCTCCAGCTTATCCAATCCCACTTGGAACGAAGACTTGGTTTTTGTAGCAGCCGAGCCTTTTGAGCCGTACATGACCATGACCGTTGAAGATGTAACCAATGGGCAGTCAGTGGGACACACCAAGTTACACGTGCCAAGCGTTGAGAAGAGAACAGATGATCGTGCGGAGCCCAAGTCCAGATGGTTTAACTTGATTGGCGACGAGGCGCGTCCTTACGCCTGTCGGATACACCTGCGGGTTTGTTTGGAAGGAGGCTATCACATGCTTGACGAGGCAACTCACGTTACCAGCGATGTCAGAGCTGCGGCAAAGCAGCTGGCTAGGCCTGCCATTGGGTTACTCGAAGTCGGAATTTGCGGCGCCACCAATCTTCTTCCGGTGAAGATCAAGAATGGCATGCGTGGGTCAACTGATACTTATGTGGTTGCCAAATATGGACCCAAATGGGTCCGAACCCGCACGATT GGATCGGTTCAACCCGCGCTGGATCGGTTCAACCCGCGGTGGAACGAGCAATACACTTGGGATGTGTACGATCCCTGCACTGTGCTCACTATCGGGGTTTTCGATAATGGAAGGTACGGGCGCGATGAAGCAGGGAAACCCGAGAAAGATATTCGTATCGGAAAGATACGGGTGCAGCTATCCACTCTCGATACGAATCGGGTTTACATGAATTCATATTCTCTTACGGTGTTGCTTCCCGGTGGGGCTAAGAAAATGGGAGAGATAGAGATAGCCGTGCGGTTCTCATGTTCGTCTTGGCTGAGCCTGGTACAAGCGTACAACACACCAATGCTTCCGAGAATGCATTACTTGAGGCCATTGGGTCCGGCCCAACAGGACATTCTGCGGCACACGGCTATGAGGATAGTTACGGCGAGGCTGGGGAGGTCGGAGCCGCAGCTGGGTCAGGAGGTGGTTCAGTTCATGCTGGACTCTGATACACACGTGTGGAGCATGAGGAGGAGCAAGGCCAACTGGTTCCACGTCGTGGGATGCCTGAAACGTGTGGCGGCACTGGCAAGGTGGCTGGAAGGAATTCGCACGTGGCAGCACACGCCGACGACTGTTCTGATGCACGTGCTGCTGGTGGCTGTGGTTTTATGCCCGCATTTGATATTTCCGACGCTGTTCATGTATGCCTTCTTGGTCCTACTGGTGAGATTGAGGTACCGTCAGAGAGTGCCGGCCAATATGGACCCTCGGATCTCATATGTTGATGCTGTGAGCCCGGATGAGTTGGATGAAGAGCTTGATGGGTTCCCTTCTACGCGGCCCGCGGACACAATTCGAATACGATATGATCGATTGTGGGCTTTGGGCGGCCGGGCCCAAACTCTGTTGGGCGACGTAGCGGCCCAAGGAGAGCGTTTGGAGGCCTTGTTCAATTGGAGGGATCCGAGGGCAACCGGAATATTTGTGGTATTCTGCTTAGTGGCATCTTTGGTGTTTTATGTGGTGTCATTCAAGGCGCTTGTGTTGGGGTCAGGGTTCTATTACCTGCGCCACCCTAGGTTCCGTCACGATATGCCATCACTCTCCACCAACTTTTTCCGGCGACTTCCATCCTTGTCTGACCAGATCATGTAG